In a single window of the Bos taurus isolate L1 Dominette 01449 registration number 42190680 breed Hereford chromosome 23, ARS-UCD2.0, whole genome shotgun sequence genome:
- the TAF8 gene encoding transcription initiation factor TFIID subunit 8 — MADAAATAGAAGSGTRSGSKQSTNPADNYHLARRRTLQVVVSSLLTEAGFESAEKASVETLTEMLQSYISEIGRSAKSYCEHTARTQPTLSDIVVTLVEMGFNVDTLPAYAKRSQRMVITAPPVTNQPVTPKALTAGQNRPHPPHIPSHFPEFPDPHTYIKTPTYREPVSDYQVLREKAASQRRDVERALTRFMAKTGETQSLFKDDVSTFPLIAARPFTIPYLTALLPSELEMQQMEETDSSEQDEQTDTENLPLHISPDDSGAEKENTSVLQQNPSLSGSRNGEESIIDNPYLRPVKKPKIRRKKSLS, encoded by the exons ATGGCCGACGCGGCGGCCACTGCCGGGGCTGCGGGCTCCGGAACG AGATCAGGAAGTAAACAGTCCACTAACCCTGCTGATAACTACCATCTGGCCCGGAGGCGAACCCTGCAAGTGGTTGTGAGCTCCCTGCTGACAGAGGCAGGGTTTGAGAGTGCTGAGAAAGCATCtgtggaaacattgacagagaTGCTGCAGAGCT ACATTTCAGAAATTGGAAGGAGTGCCAAGTCTTACTGTGAGCACACAGCCAGGACCCAGCCCACACTGTCAGATATTGTGGTCACCCTTGTCGAGATGG GTTTCAATGTGGACACTCTCCCTGCGTATGCAAAACGGTCTCAGAGGATGGTCATCACCGCCC CTCCGGTGACCAATCAGCCGGTGACCCCCAAGGCCCTCACTGCAGGACAGAACCGACCCCACCCGCCACACATCCCCAGCCATTTCCCTGAGTTTCCCGACCCCCACACCTACATCAAAACTCCG ACGTACCGCGAGCCCGTGTCAGACTACCAGGTCCTGCGAGAGAAGGCCGCGTCCCAGAGACGTGACGTAGAGCGGGCACTCACCCGTTTCATGGCCAAGACAGGCGAGACCCAGAGTCTTTTCAAAGATGACGTCAGCACGTTTCCAC TGATCGCTGCCAGGCCTTTCACCATCCCCTACCTGACGGCTCTTCTTCCGTCCGAGCTGGAGATGCAGCAGATGGAGGAGACGGATTCCTCGGAGCAGGACGAGCAGACGGACACAGAGAACCTCCCTCTTCACATCAGCCCG GATGATTCTGGAGCCGAGAAGGAGAACACCTCTGTTCTGCAGCAGAACCCCTCCTTGTCGGGGAGCCGAAATGGGGAGGAGAGTATCATCGATAACCCCTATCTGCGGCCCGTGAAGAAACCCAAGATCCGCAGGAAGAA GTCCCTCTCCTGA
- the TAF8 gene encoding transcription initiation factor TFIID subunit 8 isoform X1: MADAAATAGAAGSGTRSGSKQSTNPADNYHLARRRTLQVVVSSLLTEAGFESAEKASVETLTEMLQSYISEIGRSAKSYCEHTARTQPTLSDIVVTLVEMGFNVDTLPAYAKRSQRMVITAPPVTNQPVTPKALTAGQNRPHPPHIPSHFPEFPDPHTYIKTPTYREPVSDYQVLREKAASQRRDVERALTRFMAKTGETQSLFKDDVSTFPLIAARPFTIPYLTALLPSELEMQQMEETDSSEQDEQTDTENLPLHISPN; this comes from the exons ATGGCCGACGCGGCGGCCACTGCCGGGGCTGCGGGCTCCGGAACG AGATCAGGAAGTAAACAGTCCACTAACCCTGCTGATAACTACCATCTGGCCCGGAGGCGAACCCTGCAAGTGGTTGTGAGCTCCCTGCTGACAGAGGCAGGGTTTGAGAGTGCTGAGAAAGCATCtgtggaaacattgacagagaTGCTGCAGAGCT ACATTTCAGAAATTGGAAGGAGTGCCAAGTCTTACTGTGAGCACACAGCCAGGACCCAGCCCACACTGTCAGATATTGTGGTCACCCTTGTCGAGATGG GTTTCAATGTGGACACTCTCCCTGCGTATGCAAAACGGTCTCAGAGGATGGTCATCACCGCCC CTCCGGTGACCAATCAGCCGGTGACCCCCAAGGCCCTCACTGCAGGACAGAACCGACCCCACCCGCCACACATCCCCAGCCATTTCCCTGAGTTTCCCGACCCCCACACCTACATCAAAACTCCG ACGTACCGCGAGCCCGTGTCAGACTACCAGGTCCTGCGAGAGAAGGCCGCGTCCCAGAGACGTGACGTAGAGCGGGCACTCACCCGTTTCATGGCCAAGACAGGCGAGACCCAGAGTCTTTTCAAAGATGACGTCAGCACGTTTCCAC TGATCGCTGCCAGGCCTTTCACCATCCCCTACCTGACGGCTCTTCTTCCGTCCGAGCTGGAGATGCAGCAGATGGAGGAGACGGATTCCTCGGAGCAGGACGAGCAGACGGACACAGAGAACCTCCCTCTTCACATCAGCCCG AATTAG